The following coding sequences are from one Lolium rigidum isolate FL_2022 chromosome 6, APGP_CSIRO_Lrig_0.1, whole genome shotgun sequence window:
- the LOC124661862 gene encoding histone H2B.1-like, with protein sequence MAPKAEKKPAAKKPVEEEPAAEKTPAGKKPKAEKRLPAGKSASKEGGEKKGKKKAKKSVETYKIYIFKVLKQVHPDIGISSKAMSIMNSFINDIFEKLAGESAKLARYNKKPTITSREIQTSVRLVLPGELAKHAVSEGTKAVTKFTSA encoded by the coding sequence ATGGCCCCCAAGGCGGAGAAGAAGCCGGCGGCCAAGAAGCCCGTCGAGGAGGAGCCAGCGGCGGAGAAGACACCCGCCGGCAAGAAGCCCAAGGCCGAGAAGCGGCTgccggccggcaagagcgcctccaaggagggcggcgagaagaaggggaagaagaaggccAAGAAGAGCGTCGAGACCTACAAGATCTACATCTTCAAGGTGCTCAAGCAGGTGCACCCCGACATCGGCATCTCCTCCAAGGCCATGTCCATCATGAACTCCTTCATCAACGACATATTTGAGAAGCTCGCCGGCGAGTCCGCCAAGCTGGCGCGGTACAACAAGAAGCccaccatcacctccagggagatCCAGACCTCGGTGCGCCTCGTCCTCCCCGGCGAGCTCGCCAAGCACGCCGTCTCTGAGGGCACCAAGGCCGTCACCAAGTTCACCTCCGCCTAG